In the genome of Pseudochaenichthys georgianus unplaced genomic scaffold, fPseGeo1.2 scaffold_501_arrow_ctg1, whole genome shotgun sequence, one region contains:
- the tymp gene encoding LOW QUALITY PROTEIN: thymidine phosphorylase (The sequence of the model RefSeq protein was modified relative to this genomic sequence to represent the inferred CDS: deleted 11 bases in 10 codons; substituted 2 bases at 2 genomic stop codons): MTSVQDLIRKKRDGKTLASEKLKHLLTLLQTKTIQDCQTGAMLMAIWQKGMVPEEVEMLTREMMSSGEVMSWPKEWAGLVVDKHSTGGVGDKVSLVLAPALAACGCKVPMISGRGLAHTGGNLDXAWESIPGFNIHQSAAQILEILGSVGCCIVGQTETLVPADRVLYDLRDATSTVDSLPLITGTGSVSKKGAESLSALVLDVKFGRAALYKDLDSARELAQSLVHAGNVLGMRTAALLSCMDAVIGRCVGNSLEVMESLETLKGRGPEDLMELVTNSGXPRGMLLQMTGLCPDLSEGRRKIFDAVIGGAALSKFQAMMEAQGVANETARSLCSAHSYYYSVLRKAEHQMELKTRQNGEVVEVDGLALAEVLHKLGAGRSKVGEPVNRSVGAELLCRWVKESAKVASWLRLAFRDSAPTADQIARLQGALTVGSNTPTHTHTHTLVRELLLPSDAIFNT; the protein is encoded by the exons GAGCCATGCTGATGGCCATCTGGCAGAAGGGAATGGTCCCCGAAGAGGTCGAGATGCTGACCCGTGAGATGATGTCATCGGGGGAAGTGATGTCATGGCCAAAGGAGTGGGCGgggcttgtggtcgacaaacaCTCAACAGGAGGCGTCGGAGATAAAGTCAGTCTGGTGTTAGCACCCGCCCTAGCTGCCTGCGGCTGTAAG GTGCCGATGATCAGTGGGCGGGGCTTAGCGCACACAGGAGGAAAT CTGGATTAAGCCTGGGAGTCAATTCCTGGATTC AACATCCACCAATCAGCTGCTCAG ATCCTGGAGATCTTGGGCTCGGTGggctgttgcattgtgggtcagACGGAGACTTTGGTCCCTGCAGATCGAGTCCTGTACGACCTGAGAGACGCCACCAGCACCGTCGACAGCCTGCCTCTCATCACTGGTACTGGG AGTGTCTCAAAGAAAGGAGCCGAGTCTCTGTCGGCGCTGGTTCTGGACGTGAAGTTTGGACGAGCCGCTCTGTACAAAGACCTGGACAGCGCTAGAGAGCTAGCTCAGTCACTG GTGCATGCTGGGAACGTGCTGGGCATGCGCACGGCGGCG CTACTCAGCTGTATGGACGCTGTGATTGGTCGATGTGTGGGCAACAGTCTGGAGGTGATGGAGTCTCTGGAGACGCTGAAGGGGCGAGGACCTGAAGACCTGATGGAGCTCGTCACAAACTCTGGGTAACCAC GCGGCATGTTGCTGCAGATGACTGGC CTGTGTCCCGACCTATCAGAGGGCAGGAGGAAGATTTTC GACGCTGTGATTGGTGGAGCTGCTCTCTCAAAG TTCCAGGCCATGATGGAGGCTCAGGGAGTAGCCAATGAGACGGCTCGGTCTCTATGCTCCGCCCACTCA TATTACTACAGCGTCCTGAGGAAAGCTGAGCATCAGATGGAGCTGAAGACACGACAGAATG GAGAGGTTGTGGAAGTCGATGGT TTGGCATTAGCTGAAGTTCTCCATAAATTGGGGGCG GGACGATCGAAGGTGGGAGAACCTGTCAATCGCAGCGTGGGGGCGGAGCTTCTGTGTCGATGGGTCAAAGAGTCAGCAAAG gTCGCCTCCTGGCTGCGGCTTGCATTTCGAGACTCCGCG CCGACTGCAGATCAGATCGCTCGCCTGCAGGGGGCGCTGACTGTCGGATCAAacactcccacacacactcacacacacactttagtgAGGGAACTACTGCTGCCCAGTGACGCTATATTTAATACTTAA